The nucleotide window CTCGCCGACCTGCTGCACTCCGGCGTGCCGCTGCTCCGGTCGCTGGAGCTGCTCGAGCGCCAGAGCACCAACAAGTTGCTTCAGTCCGTGCTGCGCGACGTGCGCGCCCGGGTGGCCGACGGCACCGGGCTGGCGCAGTCGATGGCCGCGCACCCCAAGGTGTTCAACGAGCTGGCCGTCAGCATGGTCCGCGCCGGCCAGGAGGGCGGGTTCCTCGAGGACGTGCTCAAGCGCATCGCCGCGTTCGTCGAGCACCAGGAGGACCTGAAATCGAAGGTGGTCGGCGCGATGGCGTACCCGGTGTTCCTGGCGCTGGCCGGGGCCGGCGTCGTCGCCGTGCTGATGGTGTTTTTCGTGCCCAAATTCGAACCCATCTTCGAGAAGCTCAAGGAAAAGGACCAGATGCCCGACATCACGTCCCTGCTGCTGGACGTGAGCCACTTCATCCAGGGCTACTGGTGGCTGGTGCTGCTCGCGGTCGGCGGCGCCGCGCTCGCGTTCCGGTGGTGGTCGCGGACGCCCGACGGGCGCATGCTCCTGGACCGGATCAAGATCCGGCTCCCGCTGTTCGGCCCGGTGTTCATGGGGCTGGCCCTGTCCCGGTTCTGTCGCATCCTGGGGACCATGCTGCACAACGGCATCCCGCTGCTGAAGTCGCTGACCATCGCCAAGGACTCGACCGGCAACAAGCTGCTGTCCGCGTCCATCGAGAAGGCGGCCGAGAACGTGACCGCCGGGCAGAAGCTGGCCGACCCGCTCCGCAAGAGCGGACACTTCCCCAACGACCTCGTCGAGATGATCACGATCGCCGAGGAGGCGAACACCCTCGAAAAGGTGCTGGTGGACGTGGCCGACGGCCTGGACAAGCGGACCGCCCGGAACCTGGAGCTCATGGTGAAGCTGCTCGAGCCGCTGATGCTCCTGTGCATGGCCGCGGTGGTGGGCACCATCGCGGTGGCGCTGCTGATGCCGGTGTTCAAGCTGAGCAACACCCTGGACTGAGCCGCTCGTACAATCGCCACGAGAAGGCGCGGGCGGGTGCCCCGCCCGCGCCTTCTCATGGCGGGTTAACCGTCCCGCGGGATATACTGACTGTAGGCCGCAAGCCGCCGTCCGCTCCTACCGAATGAGGTTCCGACCCATGCTGCTGACCACGACCCGCCGCCCCTCGCCGGCCCGCCGCCGCGAGGCGTTCACCCTGATCGAAGTCCTGGTGGTCGTCGCGATCCTCGTGATCCTGGCCACCATCGCCGCGGTCGCCGTGCCGAAGCAAATGATGGAAGCCAAGAAGGGCACCGCCATCACCGGGTGCGCCACCATCTCGAAGGCCGTTGACCTGTACAGCACGAGCGTGTCCAACCCGGGCACCTCGGACGACGAGCGGCTCCCGCAGAACCTGGAAGCCCTGGCGAACCCGGGGTGGTCCTCGTCGTTCCTGCCGGACGGGGAGCGGAGCCTCATCGACCCGTGGGGCAACCGCTATCAGGCCATGAACGCGGTCAAGGACGACGGCATCACGCCGTACATCCTCGTGTACACGACCGCCCCGGACGGGACGAAGATCAGCCAGTTCGGGGCTGGCGCGAAGTCCCGCGTGAACCAGTAACCTGCCCCGGTACCCTGAGGAGCGGTTGCCGTGACCACCCGCACCGCCCGCCGCCGCGGCTTCACGCTGCTCGAAGTGCTGCTCGTCATGGCGGTGCTCATCCTGCTGGCCGCCGTCATCCTGCCGGGCATGAACACGGTCCGCGGGGACTCCCGGCAGTACGCCGCGGTGGACGCGATCCGGACCGAACTGGGGGCCGCCCGGTCGCGGGCCGCACTCGAGAACCGCCCGTACCGGCTCGCCATTG belongs to Gemmata obscuriglobus and includes:
- a CDS encoding prepilin-type N-terminal cleavage/methylation domain-containing protein, with translation MLLTTTRRPSPARRREAFTLIEVLVVVAILVILATIAAVAVPKQMMEAKKGTAITGCATISKAVDLYSTSVSNPGTSDDERLPQNLEALANPGWSSSFLPDGERSLIDPWGNRYQAMNAVKDDGITPYILVYTTAPDGTKISQFGAGAKSRVNQ
- a CDS encoding type II secretion system F family protein — protein: MPDFTYEALARTGAKSTGTLTANSEREAALILDGRGLFPLKINLAKNQAASAGGFFAGVSGRQVATMYAQLADLLHSGVPLLRSLELLERQSTNKLLQSVLRDVRARVADGTGLAQSMAAHPKVFNELAVSMVRAGQEGGFLEDVLKRIAAFVEHQEDLKSKVVGAMAYPVFLALAGAGVVAVLMVFFVPKFEPIFEKLKEKDQMPDITSLLLDVSHFIQGYWWLVLLAVGGAALAFRWWSRTPDGRMLLDRIKIRLPLFGPVFMGLALSRFCRILGTMLHNGIPLLKSLTIAKDSTGNKLLSASIEKAAENVTAGQKLADPLRKSGHFPNDLVEMITIAEEANTLEKVLVDVADGLDKRTARNLELMVKLLEPLMLLCMAAVVGTIAVALLMPVFKLSNTLD